Proteins encoded in a region of the Anopheles ziemanni chromosome 2, idAnoZiCoDA_A2_x.2, whole genome shotgun sequence genome:
- the LOC131291282 gene encoding stress-activated map kinase-interacting protein 1, producing MATYNNAHWLLSHIRNSFISTDDTGVSETVMVMEDIPQQFARKQRQTVALLRAKDAIEGSKIEPKPGPSSRRPGAASRNAAYRRRWHPEERFGVNYQFFYSYPGLDDTDEEDGDALAQSYEIQMDQEAGGFHRQRSNTAQKLEKLEIARRKAARIKCVKMDDHAALAARGTSTDDPLFERRPVPRTAAIPAHADLLSSMLSEQMNALPNLPQNQFLQYAKFDGTGHTEMPTRSFKIFLSMLPEEQRAFPLPVRVHATAKIQEFIGLICYKCTVAYPDTVLRSVDNYALYMTEEDGEVDMDFPPLDLNEPCSKFRFTHLALAERRVSGSASHTPLPTSASGHSLRFAGFSTERRTSLTAATTITTPTGPTTTMATARPASATFGTTIASAGELSTAQRISNQQREDLDRIKGHTSKIEAPLYRSFQVYVIQKSRLKTEVQLGISGDRFEIDPTPQKASKFWNRQKPAYHTMDSVAACSIIDRKAAKALVRLVYCASGIVSPGVGGSMSGGPMEAPVSFKHYDIETDPGTAEQIVEKVNNILEVRLSPVRREYMRRRGTLRPPNSA from the coding sequence ATGGCGACCTACAACAATGCTCACTGGTTGCTGTCGCACATACGGAATTCCTTCATCTCTACCGACGACACGGGCGTCAGCGAaacggtgatggtgatggaggACATACCGCAGCAGTTCGCTAGGAAACAACGTCAAACCGTGGCTCTACTGCGAGCGAAAGATGCTATCGAGGGTTCCAAAATAGAACCCAAACCGGGACCATCATCGAGAAGACCAGGAGCGGCATCGAGAAACGCAGCGTATCGCCGACGGTGGCACCCGGAGGAACGGTTTGGGGTCAATTATCAGTTCTTCTACTCGTACCCCGGACTGGACGATACGGACGAGGAGGATGGCGATGCGCTTGCCCAATCGTACGAGATCCAGATGGATCAGGAGGCCGGTGGTTTCCATAGGCAGCGTTCGAATACAGCGCAAAAGCTAGAAAAGTTAGAAATCGCTCGGCGAAAGGCGGCACGAATAAAGTGCGTGAAAATGGACGATCATGCGGCACTGGCAGCGCGTGGTACGAGCACTGACGATCCCCTATTCGAGCGGCGCCCGGTTCCACGGACAGCGGCAATTCCGGCCCATGCCGACCTCCTATCCTCGATGTTGAGCGAACAGATGAATGCTCTTCCGAATTTGCCACAGAATCAATTCCTCCAGTACGCGAAGTTTGATGGCACGGGTCATACCGAAATGCCAACGCGTTCGTTTAAAATATTCCTCTCCATGCTCCCCGAGGAGCAGCGTGCCTTTCCATTGCCAGTACGCGTACACGCCACTGCCAAGATACAGGAGTTTATAGGGCTGATTTGCTACAAGTGTACCGTGGCGTACCCGGATACGGTGCTACGATCCGTGGACAACTACGCGCTCTACATGACCGAGGAGGACGGCGAGGTGGACATGGATTTTCCTCCACTCGATCTCAACGAACCGTGTTCGAAGTTCCGGTTTACTCATCTTGCGCTCGCCGAACGACGTGTTTCCGGTAGTGCAAGTCACACACCACTGCCAACATCCGCCAGTGGCCATTCGTTGCGATTCGCCGGGTTTAGCACGGAACGGAGGACAAGTTTAACGGCCGCTACTACAATCACGACCCCGACCGGCCCAACGACGACAATGGCAACCGCGCGACCGGCTAGTGCCACGTTTGGAACGACCATTGCATCGGCCGGTGAACTTAGCACCGCGCAGCGCATAAGCAATCAGCAGCGGGAAGATCTCGATCGCATCAAAGGGCACACGTCGAAAATTGAGGCGCCGCTTTACCGCTCGTTTCAGGTGTACGTCATACAAAAGTCGCGCTTGAAGACCGAAGTGCAGCTGGGCATTTCGGGCGATCGGTTCGAGATTGATCCGACGCCGCAGAAGGCGAGCAAATTTTGGAACCGGCAAAAACCCGCCTACCATACGATGGACTCGGTGGCCGCCTGCTCGATCATCGATCGTAAAGCCGCGAAAGCGCTCGTCCGGCTGGTGTACTGCGCGTCCGGAATCGTGAGTCCCGGAGTTGGTGGCAGCATGTCGGGAGGCCCTATGGAGGCACCCGTTTCTTTCAAACACTACGATATCGAAACGGACCCGGGCACGGCGGAGCAAATTGTCGAGAAAGTGAACAATATTCTCGAGGTTAGGTTAAGTCCGGTGCGGCGCGAATACATGCGAAGACGGGGAACCCTAAGACCACCCAACAGTGCGTAG
- the LOC131294933 gene encoding cyclic AMP-dependent transcription factor ATF-6 alpha, whose amino-acid sequence MDTSFGGNAIYDLSLEQGYLSSAMYGSGPLCAGFGEYEANDLLLDPEPSVCNTINELSMETFGCAQYGEFINPDDFLNDVLKSEPESCDTSPSSRDTPSPSGSQQSCESLPSSGGFDGCHVVPMHLESPPISPEASISPTDTVSTTSTALGSLRRVKATPKSSMSNKTITKKTIVLSAKDYKALLANMKQQPSNNTILLKATPTNKLPIMPTANGFKATSFVTSKQDNPPVLPKPQTTTPSMNGTHKSKESPTITGDISSPSVSPLTVPMILASGVNISEQTIDEKLLKKHQRMIKNRQSAIMSRVKKKEYVTSLEDRIQALTNENEQLRVENANLLERLKVGCSCVAGSLLIGSSSAKHVTPTARKNVAIVLAMLFMVSLNFYPIGNLLMNNERVGFDDDTSHGESVHHSRGLLWINETTIPTGSERTSYHLNITALDELTKKDSAPLFPSIECPFYVNQTENIRLASELRRWIGENGYKNLTDGKGEADLSIDTFDKMFRLKDAIDSMYRQMKDISVQMKSFERRQKKVAALSEKQKLRKLKHTASGQREMTPYQGRLHKQHDLDLYYPSVNMKYAEFFEEIGRRDDTFYLVSFSEEHLLLPALAYNKTNRPRMSLMLPTVAAPGGTMGNGTNRTDKITLMQIDCEVMNTSVIQIREKMIPGDLRPHGGGETSKGRANAFGGDRNTTTTNPPTGPSNQTNDNANRRTDRKGRMVRDLRSNLSSTPARINRKEPAVHHQHAPSRPFFVERMNEHLKSEHHVN is encoded by the exons ATGGACACATCCTTTGGAG GCAATGCCATATACGATCTTTCCCTTGAGCAAGGGTACCTTTCCTCTGCAATGTACGGAAGCGGACCCCTCTGTGCTGGCTTCGGCGAGTACGAAGCGAATGACCTCCTGCTGGACCCGGAACCTAGTGTGTGCAATACGATCAACGAACTTTCTATGGAAACCTTTGGATGTGCGCAGTATGGAGAGTTTATAAATCCGGATGATTTCTTAAATGACGTGCTCAAATCGGAACCGGAATCATGTGACACATCACCGTCGAGCCGGGATACGCCGTCACCTTCCGGCAGTCAACAGAGTTGCGAATCGTTGCCATCTTCCGGTGGATTCGATGGGTGCCACGTGGTGCCAATGCATTTGGAAAGTCCTCCCATATCCCCAGAAGCTTCAATCAGCCCCACGG ACACCGTATCAACTACCAGCACTGCATTGGGTAGCTTACGCAGGGTCAAAGCAACCCCAAAAAGCAGCATGTCTAACAAAACTATCACCAAGAAAACAATTGTTCTGTCCGCAAAGGACTACAAAGCATTGCTAGCGAACATGAAACAACAACCTTCAAACAACACCATCCTGCTAAAGGCAACTCCGACGAACAAGCTTCCAATAATGCCAACAGCGAATGGATTTAAGGCTACAAGTTTCGTCACTTCTAAGCAGGACAATCCTCCCGTTTTACCAAAACCGCAGACAACAACTCCCTCGATGAATGGAACTCACAAGAGCAAGGAGAGCCCAACAATCACTGGAGATATTTCCTCGCCAAGTGTAAGTCCTTTAACCGTTCCCATGATTTTGGCATCAGGTGTAAATATCTCCGAGCAGACGATCGACGAAAAATTGCTCAAGAAACACCAGCGTATGATCAAGAACCGTCAATCCGCCATAATGTCTCGGGTAAAGAAAAAGGAGTATGTGACATCCCTGGAGGATCGCATACAGGCGCTTACTAACGAGAACGAGCAGCTAAGAGTG GAAAACGCTAATctcttggaaagactgaaggTTGGTTGTTCCTGTGTAGCCGGCAGTCTTCTTATTGGAAGCTCGTCTGCAAAGCATGTGACCCCAACAGCTCGCAAAAATGTTGCCATTGTGTTGGCGATGTTGTTTATggtttcgttgaatttttatcCAATTGG aAACTTGTTAATGAACAATGAACGAGTTGGATTTGACGACGATACGTCCCATGGGGAATCGGTACATCATTCTCGTGGTCTCCTGTGGATTAACGAAACCACGATACCGACTGGGTCCGAGCGCACATCATACCACCTCAACATCACCGCGCTGGACGAACTAACGAAAAAGGATTCGGCCCCATTGTTTCCCTCTATAGAGTGTCCGTTTTACGTGAACCAAACGGAAAACATACGCCTCGCTAGTGAACTTCGTCGGTGGATCGGAGAGAACGGGTATAAGAACCTTACCGACGGCAAGGGCGAGGCGGACCTTAGCATCGATACGTTCGATAAAATGTTCCGCCTAAAGGACGCGATCGATTCCATGTACCGGCAGATGAAGGACATCAGCGTGCAGATGAAATCGTTCGAGCGGCGGCAGAAAAAAGTGGCGGCTCTCTCGGAAAAGCAAAAACTTCGAAAGCTAAAGCACACTGCGTCCGGGCAACGCGAAATGACCCCGTACCAAGGACGGTTACACAAGCAGCACGATCTGGACCTTTACTACCCAAGCGTCAACATGAAGTATGCGGAGTTTTTCGAAGAAATTGGCCGGCGAGACGATACCTTTTACCTGGTTTCGTTCAGCGAGGAACATTTGTTACTACCCGCCTTAGCGTACAATAAAACGAACCGTCCACGGATGTCACTGATGCTGCCGACCGTTGCGGCCCCGGGTGGAACGATGGGCAATGGGACAAATCGAACGGACAAGATCACTCTCATGCAGATCGACTGCGAAGTGATGAACACGTCCGTCATTCAGATAAGGGAGAAAATGATTCCGGGTGATTTGCGACCGCACGGCGGAGGGGAAACATCAAAGGGAAGGGCAAATGCTTTTGGTGGTGATCGAAACACAACGACCACAAATCCCCCAACTGGGCCTTCCAATCAGACGAACGATAACGCGAATCGTCGGACGGATCGTAAAGGAAGGATGGTTCGCGATCTGCGCAGTAACTTATCCTCAACACCGGCAAGAATTAACCGAAAAGAACCAGCCGTACATCATCAACATGCCCCAAGTAgacctttttttgttgagcGCATGAATGAACACCTGAAAAGCGAACATCATGTAAATTGA